TTTGCAGTACCCCTGGGCGTTTCTTTCGGTGTTGATCCGTCAGAGAAGATGCTTGAGATTGCTAAAGAGCGTGGTGTAAAAGCGTTTTTGGGCAAGGGCGAACAGCTACCATTTGGGGAAGCGGAGTTTGACTTTGTCTTGATGGTAGTTACTTTGTGTTTTGTAGACAATCCCGATTTGGTATTGTCAGAATCGAGAAGGGTGCTTAGGGACGGTGGAAAGATAATCATTGGCATCGTGGATAAAAATAGTTATCTGGGAAGGCTTTATCAACAAAAAAAGCAGCAGGGACACAAGTTTTACGAAAAGGCAAATTTTTATTCAGTAGATGAAGTTATAGGTTTACTGAAAAGACACAACTTCGATGAAATTGTTACCTATCAAACCATTTTCCAGCCCTTGGAAGAACTTAAGGAAGTGGAAAAGCCAGAAAAGGGGTATGGAAAAGGGAGTTTCGTGGTGATATGCGGAAGAAAAGGTTGAAATACGTTTATGGGCCGGTTGCTTCCTGGAGATTGGGAAGCTCTTTGGGAATAGATCCTTTGTCTTGCAAAGATAAAATTTGCACATTTGATTGTATTTATTGCCAATTAGGGGAGACTCATTTTTTCAGTTCAGAAAGAAAGATTTATGTTTCCACCGAAAATCTTCTGGAAGAGATTTCTTCTTTGCCCGAAATAGGAATCGACTATATAACCTTTTCCGGTAGAGGCGAGCCTACCCTGGCGAAAAATCTGGGAGAAATGATAAAGTCCGTAAAGAAAGTGCGGAGAGAAAAAGTTGCGGTTATCACAAATTCTTCTTTAATGGATAGAGAAGATGTTGTGAAAGATCTATTGCTGGCTGATTTTGTAATGGCTAAATTA
This portion of the Thermatribacter velox genome encodes:
- a CDS encoding class I SAM-dependent methyltransferase, coding for MSIFDSYSMEYDEWYDKNRLAYLSEIEALKQVVPRGGKGLEIGVGTGRFAVPLGVSFGVDPSEKMLEIAKERGVKAFLGKGEQLPFGEAEFDFVLMVVTLCFVDNPDLVLSESRRVLRDGGKIIIGIVDKNSYLGRLYQQKKQQGHKFYEKANFYSVDEVIGLLKRHNFDEIVTYQTIFQPLEELKEVEKPEKGYGKGSFVVICGRKG
- a CDS encoding radical SAM protein, which codes for MRKKRLKYVYGPVASWRLGSSLGIDPLSCKDKICTFDCIYCQLGETHFFSSERKIYVSTENLLEEISSLPEIGIDYITFSGRGEPTLAKNLGEMIKSVKKVRREKVAVITNSSLMDREDVVKDLLLADFVMAKLDAFSQGSLEAINKPMKEINFDAIFNGIKKFRSLYRGRLALQIMFVEENKDDAEKLSELAREINPDEVQINTPLRPCKVKPLSREEIQRVKSYFEGMNIVSVYDVEKKAVQPISAEDTLRRRGKIYS